A stretch of Halostagnicola kamekurae DNA encodes these proteins:
- a CDS encoding ABC transporter substrate-binding protein, with product MEQTGYFDVEIEEYELDDFLERIFQPKYAAKGNVPFLSISGTFNPESYCDPLHGTENQGQCCNLNGLGYDELDAMIDQARFGTEVVDNPALRARRYDEIWHELAEFRGSSVITYITEEYVRNTDVRGFSPYPFVEGTLDYALYSPSDRVLTWIDRDAAGATGDEWSAHRTGGTLRYGMDANIESFDPPYSTDIYSTSAQSLLFEGLTTLDAEGNVFPWLAKGYELVDVQDIDRRAYEPYMRPVPTDDEGVLEFDGDGDVQAIVVHPDDDRIADDEVSVLTPADAAEAVEAGVYGMQYRYELHEGVTFHNGEELTADHVVATAKRYENSDVAAQTFDSVLHVEAVDEYVVDIYAQVPDAEAERELPTFRIHTLEQAELPPNGIDPLQDTPPIGTGPYEFETFEDERYFRARKTDDYWLERKGIDALEWYDGPESFPAGPVVDAVDVEIISGDSTRSVALQNDEIDLTFGLVSSTLEAYEDDDGYVVDSIQGGGYQFFQYPVTVEPWDDARLRRAVNHLVPRKRIVEELLDGWGEPAWTMLPKIARETGTADYEALEADLREKNAFDTEAAIELIETVIDDRGYDSNVQ from the coding sequence ATGGAGCAGACGGGCTACTTCGACGTCGAGATCGAAGAGTACGAACTCGACGATTTCCTCGAGCGCATCTTCCAGCCGAAATACGCGGCCAAGGGTAACGTTCCGTTTCTCAGCATCTCGGGGACGTTCAACCCGGAGAGTTACTGCGATCCGCTTCACGGAACCGAAAATCAGGGGCAGTGTTGCAACCTGAACGGGCTGGGGTACGACGAACTCGACGCGATGATCGACCAGGCCCGCTTCGGCACCGAGGTCGTCGACAATCCGGCGCTTCGCGCGCGCCGGTACGACGAGATCTGGCACGAACTGGCCGAGTTCCGCGGCAGTTCCGTTATCACCTACATCACCGAAGAGTACGTCAGGAACACCGACGTCCGTGGTTTTTCGCCGTACCCGTTCGTAGAGGGGACGCTCGACTACGCGCTTTACTCGCCGTCAGATCGCGTCCTCACCTGGATCGATCGAGACGCCGCCGGCGCAACCGGAGACGAGTGGTCGGCCCACCGAACGGGCGGCACGCTCCGATACGGAATGGACGCGAACATCGAGTCCTTCGACCCGCCCTACAGCACGGATATTTACTCCACGTCTGCACAGTCGCTGCTGTTCGAGGGCCTGACCACCCTCGACGCCGAGGGAAACGTCTTCCCCTGGCTCGCCAAGGGATACGAGTTAGTCGACGTTCAGGACATCGACCGGCGCGCGTACGAACCGTACATGCGCCCCGTCCCGACCGACGACGAGGGCGTCCTCGAGTTCGACGGCGATGGCGACGTTCAGGCCATCGTCGTCCACCCTGACGACGACCGGATCGCGGACGATGAGGTTAGCGTGCTCACGCCCGCGGACGCGGCCGAAGCAGTCGAAGCGGGCGTCTACGGGATGCAGTATCGCTACGAGTTACACGAGGGCGTCACGTTCCACAACGGCGAGGAACTGACCGCCGATCACGTCGTCGCGACCGCAAAGCGCTACGAGAACTCCGACGTCGCCGCACAGACGTTCGACTCGGTCCTCCACGTCGAGGCGGTCGACGAGTACGTCGTCGACATCTACGCGCAGGTGCCGGACGCCGAAGCCGAGCGGGAGCTCCCGACCTTTCGGATTCACACCCTCGAGCAGGCGGAGTTGCCCCCCAACGGGATCGATCCGCTTCAGGACACGCCGCCGATCGGGACCGGCCCATACGAGTTCGAGACCTTCGAGGACGAACGGTATTTCCGGGCCCGCAAAACCGACGACTACTGGCTCGAGCGGAAGGGTATCGACGCCCTCGAGTGGTACGACGGCCCCGAGTCGTTTCCGGCGGGCCCCGTCGTCGACGCGGTCGACGTCGAAATCATCTCGGGCGATTCGACTCGCTCCGTCGCGCTCCAGAACGACGAAATCGACCTCACGTTCGGGCTCGTCTCCTCGACGCTCGAAGCCTACGAGGACGACGACGGCTACGTCGTCGACTCGATCCAGGGCGGGGGCTATCAGTTTTTCCAGTACCCCGTCACCGTCGAGCCGTGGGACGACGCGCGACTTCGCCGGGCCGTCAATCACCTCGTTCCGCGAAAGCGGATCGTCGAGGAGCTCCTGGACGGCTGGGGCGAGCCCGCGTGGACGATGCTGCCGAAAATAGCGCGCGAAACCGGGACGGCGGACTACGAGGCCCTCGAGGCGGATCTCCGGGAGAAAAACGCCTTCGATACGGAGGCCGCGATCGAGTTGATCGAAACGGTGATCGACGACCGGGGGTACGATTCGAACGTCCAATGA
- a CDS encoding ABC transporter permease, translating to MTLRRFVLRRILLIVPVLLGVSMLTFALVSLTPGDPVSRMVAQNPSVTAAEEAQLRAQYGLDGPVWRRYLTWLGNVATGDFGVVYGTDRPVSAVVGRRLPETVALGVFGWLFAVGIAIPTGIYAAVRKGTVGDTVSRVFALSGVSIPNFWLGLLFVLVFVLWAGWWDVRPPREPLTHPETLWHLVLPGVTIGTATCASIMRVLRTSMAEELNEEYVTAARAKGLPERQVVCKHALRNALSAVVTVVATLTAGIVAGAVVVEVVFSWPGLGRELVAAIHGHEINLVVAITLLTAVAVVVCNLLADIIYAVLDPRIRYD from the coding sequence ATGACGCTCCGACGGTTCGTCCTGCGGCGGATACTGCTGATCGTCCCAGTCCTGCTCGGCGTCTCGATGCTCACGTTCGCGCTCGTCTCGCTGACGCCCGGCGATCCGGTGAGTCGAATGGTCGCGCAGAACCCGAGCGTGACCGCAGCCGAGGAGGCCCAGCTCCGTGCCCAGTACGGCCTCGACGGCCCTGTCTGGCGGCGGTACCTCACCTGGCTCGGGAACGTCGCGACCGGCGACTTCGGCGTGGTGTACGGGACGGATCGCCCGGTTTCCGCGGTCGTCGGGAGACGATTGCCCGAGACCGTCGCGCTGGGCGTCTTCGGCTGGCTGTTCGCGGTCGGAATCGCGATCCCTACGGGGATCTACGCCGCGGTTCGAAAGGGGACGGTGGGCGATACGGTCAGCCGCGTGTTCGCGCTGTCGGGAGTGTCGATCCCGAACTTCTGGCTCGGTCTCCTGTTCGTCCTCGTGTTCGTCCTCTGGGCGGGGTGGTGGGACGTTCGGCCGCCGCGGGAACCACTCACCCACCCGGAAACGCTGTGGCACCTGGTGTTACCCGGCGTGACAATCGGAACGGCGACGTGCGCGTCGATCATGCGCGTCCTCCGCACGTCGATGGCCGAGGAACTGAACGAGGAGTACGTAACCGCCGCGCGTGCAAAGGGCCTCCCCGAACGTCAGGTCGTCTGCAAGCACGCGCTCCGGAACGCGCTGAGCGCGGTCGTCACCGTCGTCGCGACGCTGACCGCGGGCATCGTCGCCGGGGCCGTCGTCGTCGAGGTCGTCTTCTCTTGGCCAGGGCTCGGCCGCGAACTCGTCGCGGCGATCCACGGCCACGAGATCAACCTCGTCGTCGCGATCACGCTGCTCACCGCCGTCGCCGTCGTCGTCTGTAACCTCCTCGCGGACATCATCTATGCCGTGCTCGATCCGAGGATCAGATATGACTGA
- a CDS encoding ABC transporter permease, whose product MTEGRADRGRIRIRGFESERDETRGDSADGTGSARDTSLERHSNARSEHASRWRRGLSRFARNREALVGLLIVCSMSLASILARPIELWGVPVQPVSLAPYPPSDMLWLTQDVSAYDPPSAAHPMGLDGNGRDVFSRVLVGGRYSISIGLVVVTITSAIGIAYGSVAGYYGDWVDEALMRVVDMILAFPGLVLALVVVALFGNGYWQLVLAFSLFGWASYARVIRGEVLEVKETEYVVAAKALGASDRSVLFRHIVPNAVPPVVVLATLNIGTVVIGVASLGFLGLGLPPATAEWGTMLEGARDAIVQGPGGGIHWWVTVFPGGAIFAFVLSINLIGDAITDALDARETDSRARFERR is encoded by the coding sequence ATGACTGAGGGGCGCGCCGACCGCGGTCGGATTCGAATCCGCGGCTTCGAGTCAGAGCGAGACGAGACTCGAGGCGATTCGGCCGATGGGACGGGGAGCGCTCGAGACACCTCACTCGAGCGGCACTCGAACGCCCGGTCCGAACACGCCTCGCGCTGGCGGCGCGGCCTTTCGCGGTTCGCTCGAAACCGCGAGGCCCTCGTGGGGCTCCTGATCGTCTGCTCGATGTCGCTCGCATCGATCCTCGCCCGCCCGATCGAACTCTGGGGCGTGCCCGTCCAGCCCGTCTCGCTGGCACCGTATCCCCCCTCGGATATGCTGTGGCTCACGCAGGACGTCTCGGCGTACGACCCGCCGTCGGCGGCCCATCCGATGGGTCTCGACGGCAACGGACGCGACGTGTTCTCGCGGGTCCTCGTTGGCGGGCGGTACAGCATCTCGATCGGGCTCGTCGTCGTGACGATCACGAGCGCCATCGGGATCGCGTACGGCTCCGTCGCGGGGTATTACGGCGACTGGGTCGACGAAGCCCTGATGCGCGTCGTCGACATGATCCTCGCGTTTCCCGGCCTCGTGCTGGCGCTGGTCGTCGTCGCGCTATTCGGCAACGGCTACTGGCAACTGGTCCTCGCGTTCTCGCTTTTCGGCTGGGCGAGCTACGCTCGAGTCATCCGCGGGGAAGTGCTCGAGGTAAAGGAGACGGAGTACGTCGTCGCGGCCAAGGCCCTGGGCGCCAGCGACCGGTCGGTCCTGTTCAGACACATCGTTCCCAACGCCGTCCCGCCGGTCGTCGTCCTCGCGACGCTCAACATCGGGACGGTCGTCATCGGCGTGGCGTCGCTCGGCTTTCTCGGGCTCGGCCTCCCGCCTGCGACCGCCGAGTGGGGGACGATGCTCGAGGGCGCTCGCGACGCGATCGTGCAGGGCCCCGGCGGCGGGATTCACTGGTGGGTGACGGTCTTCCCGGGCGGCGCGATCTTCGCGTTCGTCCTGTCGATAAACCTGATCGGCGACGCGATCACCGACGCCCTCGACGCCCGCGAGACCGACTCGAGAGCGCGG